GCCCGAATGCTCGTTGGGCCTACGTCACGAAGTATGACCAGTGGATGAAGCTGAGCGCGCTGAATGCGTTTGAGGCTCCGGCGGCGGAGTAAGCTTGTTCTTTGGCGAGGCGCTGACCTCGCCGCCACGAGAATGGCGCGGGTGTTGGTCCCCGCGCCTTTTTTCGGGAATGCCGTATTTTCCCCGGGTAAAGCTCCGGCAGGTTTTTCTCGCTATGTCTATCCGGGTTGATTACGGCGTTATTCTTGCAGTCGAAATTTTTGAATCAATTTATGAAACGCTCTTTGAGTATCTCTTCTTCCGCTTTCCTTGCTTTGGTGGCGGCGTTTGCTGGCGTGGCGCCTCTGCAGGCCCTGACCGTCCCGTGCCAGACCAAAACCATTGGTGAGGCCTATGCGGATGCCGACGCCATCTTTCTTGGCCGCGTCGTCAAGACGGTTGAAATGGAGTCGGAGGTAACGGGGTTCATGCCCGCAAACCAGTATGTGACGCTCGAGCTGTACGCGACGTGGAAGACCGAAGGTGAGACCTTTGAGAATCGACGCGTCGAGGTGCAGACGTTGGGACCTGACGTCTGCCTCCCGACCTACGTTATCGGACAGACATGGCTGGTTTACGCCCAGAATTCCGATTGCGAAGCGCTTGATCCGAGCCTTCCTTGCTCGCCTTACAGCAATGGCGACATGGATGGAGCCCAGATGGTGGCCTACCACTATTCGTTCAGCCCCGAGTCGCTGCCGTGGCTGGAATCGCTGGGCGAGCCGGACCAGGTCTTTGACGAGACGAATGCGATGGCGGGCCTCTCTGCTGCTTTCCCGCTCTACCGTGGTGAAAGCGAGTACATGGCCCCGCCCTTCGGCAAGTTCCGGGTCAATCAGGCGCCTTGGTACAAGTGGGATGGCAATGGCTGGGTCTATATTGCTGAGTTCACCAATGGTGGATTCTGGTGGTACGACCAGAGCGCGAACCGTTGGTTCTTTACCGACGAGAGCACCTACCCGTGGCTGTATACGGAGGGCTTTGACTGGATCGCCCTGGATACCGCTGCCACTAGCCCGAATGCTCGCTGGGCCTACGTCACGAAGTATGACCAGTGGATGAAGCTGAGCGCGCTGAATGCGTTTGAGGCTCCGGCGGTGGAGTAAGCTTGTTCTTTTGGCGAGGCGCTGACCTCGCAGACACGAAAAAGGCGCGGGTGTTGGTCCCCGCGCCTTTGCTGTTTAAAGAATGTCCGCAGGCTGCCTCAGCCTTCGCGCTGGAGTTGGCGCCATGCGATGTCTTTGCGGTAGTAGTGGTGCTTCCAGCTGACTTCTGCGCTGACCTGGTAGGCGAGGTCGGCAGCGGCTTGCAGGGTAGGGCCTTGGGCCACGACGCCGAGCACGCGACCGCCGTTGGTCACAAGGTGGCCTTCGGCATTGGCGCGCACGCCGGCGTGGATGATGTGGGCCTGCGGGGGCAGGGCTTCAGGCGCGGGGAGGGAAATCTCGTCGCCCTTGGGGTAGCTGCCGGGGTAGCCGGCGGCGGCGTGCACCACGATCATGGCGTAGGCGTCCTTGATCTTGACCTGCTCGGGCTGGAGGGTGCCGTCCGCGCAGGCCATCATCAGCTCCACCGGGTCGGTCTCGCAGAGGGGCAGCAACACCTGGCACTCGGGGTCGCCAAAGCGCACGTTGAATTCCAGCACCTTCGGGCCTTGCTCGGTCAGCATCAGGCCGATGTAGAGCGTGCCGCGGTAGTCGATGCCTTCGTTGACGAGGCCGGCGAGGGTGGGGCGGATGATCGTCTCTTCGATCTGCTTCTGCAGTTCAGGCGTCACAACGGCCGCCGGAGCGTAGGCGCCCATGCCTCCGGTGTTGGGGCCGGTGTCGCCTTCGCCCGCGCGTTTATGGTCCTGGCTTACGGGCAGGCAGACGAATTTTTCGCCGCTGACCATCACCATCATCGAGGCTTCCTCGCCGCGCAAAAATTCTTCGATCACCACCTCGCGGCCACTGTCGCCAAAGATTGCCTCGACCATCATGTCCTGGATTGCGGCTTCGGCCTGGCTGCGCTCTTCGCAGATCACCACGCCCTTGCCGGCGGCGAGCCCGCTGGCCTTGACCACGAGCGGGAAGCTGGCGGTGGCGAGGTAGTCGCGCGCGGCTTCGGGATCGGTAAACTGGGCGTAGGCAGCCGTCGGGATCTCGTAGCGGGCGAGGATCTCCTTGCAGTAGACTTTGCTGGCTTCGAGCGTCGCGCCGTCCTTGTCGGGGCCGTAGACGTTGAAGCCGGCGGCGCGCAGGGCATCGCCGACGCCCACCGCGAGCGGGGCTTCGGGCCCGACGATCACGAGGTCGGCCTTCATCTGGGCGGCGAGGGCGAGGACGGAGGCGGCGTCTTCGGCGTCGACGGGGCGGCATTCGGCCTCCAGCGCCATGCCGGCATTACCGGGGGCGGCGACGACGTTCGCCACGCGCGGGCTGGCGAGGCAGGCTTTGACGAGCGCGTGCTCCCGACCGCCGCTGCCGATTACGAGGACATTCCACTGCGATGCTTCCATCCCCTAGGGAATGGGAAATTGTGCGCAGAAGGGAAGGGAAAAGGTGCGATGAATGGAAGAAGGTTTAGGCCACCGATAATTTACGGACTGGCACGGATAGCAGATGTGAAGAAATTCGATCCGTGCAAATCTGTGTGCATCTGTGGCTGATGAATTTTCACCCTTCGCAGGAGGGCTCGCGGCGAAAGTGCAAGCTGAAAAACGGATTTAAAAGAAACTTTTGGTTGCTTCTGGGCAGGGGAGCTGTTTTTCTCTTCGATTTTCTTCCAACGCCCATCCCTTTCTGTCCATGAAACAAGTAACCTTCGAGGCCCAACGACGCACCGATACTGGCCGCACCGCTGCCAAGCGCCTGCGCGAAGCCGGCAAAATCCCGGCGGTGATCTACGGCGAATCGGGCACGGAGCACCTGGTGCTTGACGAGCACACTTTTGCCATGGCCTACCGCAAGCTGGTGGGCACGTCCTTCCTCATCACCCTCAAGATCGAGGGCCATGAGAATGAGATGTTCGCGGTGATCCAGGAAATGCAGCGCAACGCGCTCGACGACTCCTTTGTGCACATCGACTTCCGCGAAATCCAACGTGGCAAGCCGATGGAAGCCGAAGTGCCCGTCCACTCCAAGGGCGTGCCGGCTGGTGTGAAGAACCAGGGCGGTATCCTCGATATCACGCTCGACCGCATCGAAATCCGCTGCCGCCCCCGCGACCTGCCGGAATTCATCGAAGTCGACGTCTCGGCCCTGATGATTGGCGACTCGATGCACGTGCGCGACCTGTCGGCCCCGGAAGGCGTGACCTTCCTGACCGATGAAGACGCCGTCGTGGCTGCCGTGGTCGGTACCAATGCGACCGCTGCTGCGGCCCGTGCTGAAGAAGCGGAAGCCACCGCCACCGCGGAAGCTTAAACCCTTTGTCTTTACGACAGGCCGGCCCCGTGTCGGCCTGTCTCGTTCTTTCCAGTCATTATGCCGGTGCGTGTCATTGCAGGTTTGGGTAACCCCGGGCCGCGCTACGACGGGACACGCCACAATATCGGTTTTCGCGCCGTCGACGAGCTGGCCAAGCGGCTAGGGGCGTCGTGGAGCGAGAACAAGAAGTTTTGTGCCCACACCGCATCCGTCGAAATTGCCGGGCAGCCCGTGGTGCTCATGAAGCCTGATACCTTCATGAACCTCAGCGGGAAGTCGCTCGGCGAAATCTGCCGCTTCTATAAATGGAAGCCGGCGGAATGCGTCGTCGTTTACGACGAGTATACGCTGCCGGTCGGCAGGCTGAAGCTCAGCCTCCGTGGCAGCCCAGGTGGGCACAATGGCGTGGCGGACATCATCAACCGCCTTGGGGATGCGTTTATCCGTTTTCGCATCGGCATCATGCCAGCGCAAAAGCCGCTGGCTCCGTTAAAAGATTTCGTGCTCGGCCGGTTCACGCCCGACGAGCAGGCCGCAATCGACCGTGCTTTGCCGGAGTGGTTGGAGGGGTTGGAATACCTCGTCCGCCATGGCCCGGAGCGGGCGATGAACCAACTCAATCAGAAAAAGCCATCTCCACCACCTACCGATGAGCATCTCCCTCAATCGCCAGTACCTCGCGACGGTGATCCTGGACACCCGGGATTACAAGGAACCGGTCGAAACGCTGACCACCAAGCTCAAGGACATCCTCAAGAGCCTGGGCGCTGACGTCACCAAGGCCGAAAACCTCGGTCGCCACGACTTTATCCGCGTCACCGATCGCCGCCACGTCGGCGATCTCTACGTGCAAATCGAATTTGCCGGCCCGGCCAACGTGCCTGCCGATCTGCAAGAGCGCGTCCGCCTCGACAAGACGGTCAAGCGCGTCATGGTCCAGTCGCTGTAAGCGAATTCGGACTCGCCCTCTCGCCTCCCCTCCTGCAGCCTTCCACGTCATGGCCAACCTGAACAAAGTCCTTCTGATGGGTAACCTGACGCGCGACCCTGAAAAGCGCGTTACGCCGAACGGGCTGACGATCGTCAAGCTCGGCATGGCCGTCAACCGCACCTTCAAGTCGCAGGATGGTCAGAACCGCGAGGAGACCACCTTTGTAGACATCGATGCCTTCGGCCGCCAGGCCGAGGTGATTGCCCAGTATTGCTCCAAGGGCCGGGGCCTCTTCGTCGAAGGGCGCCTCAAGCTCGACCAGTGGCAAGACCAACAGGGCAACAACCGCAGCAAGCTCTCCGTCGTGCTGGAAAACTTCCAGTTTGTCGGTGGCCGCGGTGACGAAGCCGGCGGCTCGTCCGGCGGCGGCAGCTACGATGATTCCTACAGCCAGCAGCCGGCCCCCAGCCGCAGCTCGGCCCCCCGTCGCAGCCCGTCTGCGTCGTCGACTCCGGTGGACGAGTTTGAGGACGACGTCCCCTTCTGAGATCCGCAACCAACCGCATTCCTTTACTGCAAACGTTAGCAAGCCATGGCCCAAGCCAATCTCCTTTTGCTCCAGCCGATCACCAACCTTGGCAACGAAGGCGACGAAGTCGCCGTCAAGGCCGGCTACGCCCGTAACTTCCTGCTGCCGCGCGGCATGGCCATCCCGGTCACCCGCGCCAACCGCAAGCAGGTGGAAGTGCTGCGTCAGCGCGCCGCCGAGCGCGAACAGCGCGAACTCGAAGCCGCCCAGGCCGTCCAGGCCAAGATCGAGGCTACGTCCCTCGTCTTTGCCGTGAAGACCGGCCCCGGTGGCAAGATGTTTGGCGCGATCACCGCGCAGAACATCCTCGACCGCCTCGCCGAAGAAGGCATCGAGCTGGAGAAGAAGCAGCTCAGCCTGCCTGCCCCGGTGCACACCCTCGGCCAGCACGAAGCCCGCGTGCGCGTGCATGCCAAGGTGCACTTCGACAAGTCCTTCGAAGTCGTCTCCGAGAATCCGATCGAAGACGCCGAGGAAGGCGCCCAGGCCTAAGCGCGCGCTTTTCGGCGTGCCTTGGGTACTAACGACGGTCTGCCCTGACGGCAGCTCATGTCTTCCGAACCCCCACAAAACGGTCGGACGGCTACGCAGCAATCATCGCAGGCCGTTGCGACCGACCGCCACCCTCCGCACAACCTGGATGCGGAGGAGGGCCTTCTCGCAGCCTGCTTGCTCGATGGCGGGCAGGATGTCCTGACTCTGTGCATGGAGGCGCGCCTGCGCCACGATGCTTTTTACAAGCCGGCCCACCAAGTCCTCTTCCACGTGATGATGGACTTGTATGCGAAGAATGTGATGGCCGACGAAGTGGTGGTGATCGACCACCTCGCGAGCCATAACATCGGCTCGGTCCGCTGGCTGAAGGAAAAGCAGCGGCTGACCCCGGCGACGACGACCTTGCTCGACCTGATCGGCGGGCCGTCGACGATCCTCGAGATCACCAACCGTGTGGAAACGACCACCCACGCGCGTTACTGGCTGCAGATCGTGCGCGACAAGTGGATCCTGCGCCGCCTGATCGACACGAGCCGCAACATCGTCGAGCAAGCCTACTCGAGCCAGGGCGAGCTCAACCACTTTATCGACACGGTCGAGCAGCAGATCCTTGCGATCAACGAAGACCGGATCCAGGACAGCGCGCAAAAGTTCGAGGTGGCCGTCGACCAGGCGGCCAACCTGATCAACATGATGCTGCAGGGCCGCAACGAGAGCGGCGTGCTCACGCAGTATCGCGACCTCGACGACCGCACCTTCGGCCTGCACCCGGGCCAGATGATCGTACTCGCGGCCCGCCCCTCGATGGGCAAGACGTCGTTTGCCCTCAACATTGCCGAGAATGTGGCGCTGCCCCCCGGGGGCAAGGATGGCCACGGCGTGCTGGTGTTTTCGCTCGAAATGCCGAGCGAGCAGCTGGCGATGCGGATGCTGTGCGGCCGCGCCAAGGTGAACCTGAAGAAGGTGCGCGACCGCATGATCAGCAAGGACCAGGTGCGCGAGCTGACGCGGGTGGGCGGCGAGCTGAAGCGCGCCCCCATCTGGGTCGACGACTCCAGCGGCCTCAATATTCTCGAACTGCGGGCCAAGGCGCGCCGCATGTCTCAGCAGCACCCGATCCGCCTGATCGTGATCGACTACCTGCAGCTCATTTCGGGCATCGACTCGCGCGTGCCGCGCGAGCAGCAGATCTCCGAAATCAGCCGTGGGGTAAAAGCGCTGGCAAAAGAATTGAACGTCCCGGTATTGGTACTGAGTCAGTTGAATCGAGCCTCGGAAAAGGAGAACCGCATGCCGCGGATTTCCGATTTGCGAGAGTCCGGATCCATCGAACAGGACGCCGACATGGTTTTCCTGCTTGATAGTCCTCGCTCGAACGATAAAAACCCTGCCAGTCCCGTGATACCGCAAGCGGCCCATGAGCGCCTGCTCATCATCGCCAAACAGCGTAACGGCCCCACCGGCGACTTCAAGCTGACCTTCATTCCCGACTTTACCCGATTTGAAAACTACACGAGCCAATCTTCGGAATAAAGGCGGCCTCCGGCTCGCTAGTACCCTCTTTATTCTCAGCTGCGGCGGCTTCGCCTATGCCCAGACCGACACTGCGGGGGGCGAGAGCCAGCCGGCGGGAGAGGTCGCGCAGGCACCGACCCAGATTGTGGGCGACATCCAGATCGAGTTTGTCGACACCGCCCGCAACCTCAGCGAGGAGGCCGTGTTTGCCCGCGTGCAGATCCGCGAAGGGCAGATCTACGACCAGTCGTTGATCGACCGCTCGATCCGCCTGCTCTACAACACCCGCCTGTTCGACTACATCGAGGCGGTGACCGAGCAGATGCCCGACAACCAGATCCGCGTGATCTTCCGCGTCCAGGGCCGCTATCGCATCAACGATATCGACTTTGTCGGCAACGACAAGATCAGCGACCGCCGCCTGCGCGACAAGGTGAAGAGCGGCATCGGCTTTATCCTCGACGAGCGCAGCATCAATGAAGATGCCGTCGCCATCCGCGATTATTACCGCGAGAAGGGTTACACCGAAGTCGAAGTCAATTACGACATCGAGCGTGACGATGTAACGGGGCAGGGCAGTGTGACCTTCCAGATCGACGAAGGCCGCAAGCTCAAGATCGAAACGATCGACTTTGTCGGCAACGACACGCTGGACGACGACGAGCTTTCCGACGAGATGGAGACGTCCGAGCGCCGTTGGTGGTCGTTCCTCACCGGCAGCGGTCGCTTCAACGAAAAGACGTTCCAGGAAGACCTGGAGAAGGTGCGCGCCTACTATATCGAGCGCGGCTTCCTCGACGTGAGCATCCCGGAGTCCAACGTCTCGCTCGAATACCCCAAGGATGGCGAAATCTCGCTGACGATCCGGGTCGACGAAGGCAAGCAGTACCGCGTCGGCAGCATCGACTTCCAGGGCGAAGACATTTATCCCCAGCCGCTGCTCTACAGCATCATCCGCCTGCGCCCCGGTGAGGTCTTCTCGCCCAAGGTGTTGAGCGAAGACGTGGAGGCGCTGGAAAACGTCTACGGTGTGCGCGGCTATCTGGATGTGGACATCCGCCCCGAGCGCGTGCCCAACATCGAGACGGGCAATATCGACTTGGTCTTCCGTATTAACGAGGGCACGCCTTCGGACGTGGAGTCGATCATCGTCGAGGGCAATACCAAGACGAAGAGCACGGTGATCGTGCGCGAACTGGCGTTGCAGCCGGGCCGCACGTTCAACCTGATCTACATGAAGAACAGCGAGGCGCGCCTGAAGAACACTCGTTACTTCGAGGACGTGCAGCTCAACCACGTGGCTACCAACGTGCCGGGGCGCCGCAACCTGAACATCCGCGTCTCCGAGGCGCGCACGGGTAACTTCCAGATCGGTGCCGGCTTCAGCACGCTGGAAAACATGGTGCTGTTCTTCGAAGTCAGCCAGTCCAACTTCGACATCTTCAAATGGCGCTCGCCGGTGCTGCAGGGCGACGGCCAGAAGTTCCGCTTCCGGGGCTCGATCGGTAGCCGCTCCAACGAGCTGGTGCTGTCGTGGGAAGAGCCGTGGCTCTTCGAGCAGCGCCTGGCCTTCGGCTTCACGCTCTTCCGCTCCGAGTCGGAGTACAATTCGTCTTACTACGACGAAATGCGCACCGGTATCGAGCTCTACCTCCGCAAGCGCCTCTTCGGCCTCGTGGACGGCAACCTGGCCTACCGCTACGAAATCGTCGACCTCGACAACGTGAGCGGCTTTGCGCCGCAGGTGATTCGGGATGAAGCCGCCTTCAGCCCGCGCTCGATCTCGAAGGTCAACTTTACGATGGTGCGCGACACGCGTAACGACCTGGTGCTGACCACGCGCGGCAGCCGTTTCTCCCTCCACACCGGTTTCGCCGGCCTCGGGGGCGATACGGAATATGCCGAGCTGGAAACACGCAACGCCGTCTTCATCCCGCTCTTCAAGACGGGCGACCAAGTCCTTTCGGTCCTTTTCCGTGCGGGCAGCCTGTACGAGTATTCGGACAAGCCGACGCCGTTCTTCGACCGCTACTACCTGGGCGGGCCGGACACGCTGCGCGGCTTCGAATATCGCGAAGTGAGCCCGCGCGATGACGATGGCCTCGAAAACATCGGGGGTAATTCGTATGCCTTCAGCAGCTTCGAGTACACCGTAAAGGTTGCCGGCCCGCTGCGCGTGGCCGCGTTTTACGACTGGGGCTTCGTGAACCAGGGCGACTTCGAGTTCGACCCTGGCTCCTACAACGACAACTTTGGCTTCGGCATCCGCCTGATGGTGTTGGGCAACCCGCTGCGCCTCGACTACGGTATCCCGCTCACCACGACGACGGAGTATGGAACGAACGACGCCGGCCAGCGGAAGCTCCTTTACACCAACGATAGCGGAAACGTCTTCAACTTTTCCTTCGGGACGCGGTTTTAACCTTACGTAGGAATCAGAATTTTGCTGACAGACAGGGCATTCGCCCCTTCGCTAGTCGCAAACCATCTCTCCATCAGACCCCATTATGAAGAAATTTATCCTGTTTATCTGTGCAACGGTTCTCGCTACCGCCCTCGCTTCGGCTCAGGCCCAGAAGATCGTGACGGTCAGCATGGCAGAGCTGTTCGACGGCTACTACAAGACGACCAAGTTCCGTGAGCAAACGCAGGGTGTGCAGCAGCAGGTGCAGGGCGAACTCCGCGCCAAGCAGGAAGAGCTGCAAACCATGGCCACCCAGGCCGAGACGCTGCAGGAAGAGCTGCAGAACCCGGTGCTCTCCGACTCTGCCAAGGCGGAAAAGCAGACCCAGCTGCAACAGCTGGCCATGCAATTCCAGCAAAAGCAGCAGGAAGTGGAGCAATGGCGCCAGGAAACCCTGCGCAACCTGCAGAACCAGAACATGGCCAAGCGTAATCAATTCCTCGGTGAAATCCGCGACGTGGTGATCTCCGTGGCGAAGGACGAAGGCGCGAGCATGGTGCTCGACACCTCCGATATCGCCAACACGGGTGTGCCCGCCGTGATCTACTCCGACACGCAGCTCGACATCACCGCCAAGGTGGAGCGCTTGCTGAACAAGGACCAAGGCGCCGCTGCCGGCCCTGCCGCCAAGTAGCTTTCGCACGTCGATTGTTTTTTCGAAACGCCGCCCGGTTGCAACGACCGTGCGGCGTTTCTGCTTTTGGCGTTGGCGCTGGCGGGCCGATTTGTTGAA
The Verrucomicrobiota bacterium JB022 DNA segment above includes these coding regions:
- the purD gene encoding phosphoribosylamine--glycine ligase, which produces MEASQWNVLVIGSGGREHALVKACLASPRVANVVAAPGNAGMALEAECRPVDAEDAASVLALAAQMKADLVIVGPEAPLAVGVGDALRAAGFNVYGPDKDGATLEASKVYCKEILARYEIPTAAYAQFTDPEAARDYLATASFPLVVKASGLAAGKGVVICEERSQAEAAIQDMMVEAIFGDSGREVVIEEFLRGEEASMMVMVSGEKFVCLPVSQDHKRAGEGDTGPNTGGMGAYAPAAVVTPELQKQIEETIIRPTLAGLVNEGIDYRGTLYIGLMLTEQGPKVLEFNVRFGDPECQVLLPLCETDPVELMMACADGTLQPEQVKIKDAYAMIVVHAAAGYPGSYPKGDEISLPAPEALPPQAHIIHAGVRANAEGHLVTNGGRVLGVVAQGPTLQAAADLAYQVSAEVSWKHHYYRKDIAWRQLQREG
- a CDS encoding 50S ribosomal protein L25, whose translation is MKQVTFEAQRRTDTGRTAAKRLREAGKIPAVIYGESGTEHLVLDEHTFAMAYRKLVGTSFLITLKIEGHENEMFAVIQEMQRNALDDSFVHIDFREIQRGKPMEAEVPVHSKGVPAGVKNQGGILDITLDRIEIRCRPRDLPEFIEVDVSALMIGDSMHVRDLSAPEGVTFLTDEDAVVAAVVGTNATAAAARAEEAEATATAEA
- the pth gene encoding aminoacyl-tRNA hydrolase, producing the protein MPVRVIAGLGNPGPRYDGTRHNIGFRAVDELAKRLGASWSENKKFCAHTASVEIAGQPVVLMKPDTFMNLSGKSLGEICRFYKWKPAECVVVYDEYTLPVGRLKLSLRGSPGGHNGVADIINRLGDAFIRFRIGIMPAQKPLAPLKDFVLGRFTPDEQAAIDRALPEWLEGLEYLVRHGPERAMNQLNQKKPSPPPTDEHLPQSPVPRDGDPGHPGLQGTGRNADHQAQGHPQEPGR
- a CDS encoding 30S ribosomal protein S6, with the translated sequence MILDTRDYKEPVETLTTKLKDILKSLGADVTKAENLGRHDFIRVTDRRHVGDLYVQIEFAGPANVPADLQERVRLDKTVKRVMVQSL
- the ssb gene encoding single-stranded DNA-binding protein, whose translation is MANLNKVLLMGNLTRDPEKRVTPNGLTIVKLGMAVNRTFKSQDGQNREETTFVDIDAFGRQAEVIAQYCSKGRGLFVEGRLKLDQWQDQQGNNRSKLSVVLENFQFVGGRGDEAGGSSGGGSYDDSYSQQPAPSRSSAPRRSPSASSTPVDEFEDDVPF
- the rplI gene encoding 50S ribosomal protein L9 produces the protein MAQANLLLLQPITNLGNEGDEVAVKAGYARNFLLPRGMAIPVTRANRKQVEVLRQRAAEREQRELEAAQAVQAKIEATSLVFAVKTGPGGKMFGAITAQNILDRLAEEGIELEKKQLSLPAPVHTLGQHEARVRVHAKVHFDKSFEVVSENPIEDAEEGAQA
- the dnaB gene encoding replicative DNA helicase, with product MSSEPPQNGRTATQQSSQAVATDRHPPHNLDAEEGLLAACLLDGGQDVLTLCMEARLRHDAFYKPAHQVLFHVMMDLYAKNVMADEVVVIDHLASHNIGSVRWLKEKQRLTPATTTLLDLIGGPSTILEITNRVETTTHARYWLQIVRDKWILRRLIDTSRNIVEQAYSSQGELNHFIDTVEQQILAINEDRIQDSAQKFEVAVDQAANLINMMLQGRNESGVLTQYRDLDDRTFGLHPGQMIVLAARPSMGKTSFALNIAENVALPPGGKDGHGVLVFSLEMPSEQLAMRMLCGRAKVNLKKVRDRMISKDQVRELTRVGGELKRAPIWVDDSSGLNILELRAKARRMSQQHPIRLIVIDYLQLISGIDSRVPREQQISEISRGVKALAKELNVPVLVLSQLNRASEKENRMPRISDLRESGSIEQDADMVFLLDSPRSNDKNPASPVIPQAAHERLLIIAKQRNGPTGDFKLTFIPDFTRFENYTSQSSE
- the bamA gene encoding outer membrane protein assembly factor BamA; the protein is MKTTRANLRNKGGLRLASTLFILSCGGFAYAQTDTAGGESQPAGEVAQAPTQIVGDIQIEFVDTARNLSEEAVFARVQIREGQIYDQSLIDRSIRLLYNTRLFDYIEAVTEQMPDNQIRVIFRVQGRYRINDIDFVGNDKISDRRLRDKVKSGIGFILDERSINEDAVAIRDYYREKGYTEVEVNYDIERDDVTGQGSVTFQIDEGRKLKIETIDFVGNDTLDDDELSDEMETSERRWWSFLTGSGRFNEKTFQEDLEKVRAYYIERGFLDVSIPESNVSLEYPKDGEISLTIRVDEGKQYRVGSIDFQGEDIYPQPLLYSIIRLRPGEVFSPKVLSEDVEALENVYGVRGYLDVDIRPERVPNIETGNIDLVFRINEGTPSDVESIIVEGNTKTKSTVIVRELALQPGRTFNLIYMKNSEARLKNTRYFEDVQLNHVATNVPGRRNLNIRVSEARTGNFQIGAGFSTLENMVLFFEVSQSNFDIFKWRSPVLQGDGQKFRFRGSIGSRSNELVLSWEEPWLFEQRLAFGFTLFRSESEYNSSYYDEMRTGIELYLRKRLFGLVDGNLAYRYEIVDLDNVSGFAPQVIRDEAAFSPRSISKVNFTMVRDTRNDLVLTTRGSRFSLHTGFAGLGGDTEYAELETRNAVFIPLFKTGDQVLSVLFRAGSLYEYSDKPTPFFDRYYLGGPDTLRGFEYREVSPRDDDGLENIGGNSYAFSSFEYTVKVAGPLRVAAFYDWGFVNQGDFEFDPGSYNDNFGFGIRLMVLGNPLRLDYGIPLTTTTEYGTNDAGQRKLLYTNDSGNVFNFSFGTRF
- a CDS encoding OmpH family outer membrane protein yields the protein MKKFILFICATVLATALASAQAQKIVTVSMAELFDGYYKTTKFREQTQGVQQQVQGELRAKQEELQTMATQAETLQEELQNPVLSDSAKAEKQTQLQQLAMQFQQKQQEVEQWRQETLRNLQNQNMAKRNQFLGEIRDVVISVAKDEGASMVLDTSDIANTGVPAVIYSDTQLDITAKVERLLNKDQGAAAGPAAK